In Mytilus trossulus isolate FHL-02 chromosome 10, PNRI_Mtr1.1.1.hap1, whole genome shotgun sequence, the DNA window ACTATAGAAGGGCAGGATCTATCCAACCtcctggagcacctgagatcacatcattttggtttcttagttttctatgtagtgtttTAACTTTTGTATCTTTTCGTGGTCTTTAATTTGTGTCATGACGTGTCTATCTTTCATCCAAGAGCTTTTGTAATATACCCTTAGTATCTTCCGCATTTTCTGCAGTTACATTGACTTCATTCTTTATCTTACATTTctcaaattttctaaaattaatgAATAAGAATATCATAAACAGTCGAAGGTCCTAGCACCGTCACACAAGTTAGCGTCACATGAATTTAATATTCTTATAGTCCCTCGTGAATCTTACAGCGTATTCAAGTACAAACATCCTTTAATTACATTTTCATATTCTGGGTTCGAGAGTTCCTTTCGATGTTCTTTGGTGTAAAGATGTACAAAAACCCGTCCAATACCACTCTGTgttttagatgtatttctatttgtatttatcAGGTAAGCGtagtctttttcaactgatttttacagtgtgttctTATTTTGAACTGTAACATCACTGTCCCTGTTTAGGAGAGGGTTTGTCGCCCCGCTATCATGTtgaaccccgccacattctgtgtACGCTTGTCCCAAATAAACAACCTGTTATTTAGCTTGTTGCAGtgctacatatttttttcattatttttttaggaCGTTATATTCCTTGTCTGAATTGTAAACATTCCTCTTTTCGACCTTTTATCGCTGATTATGCAGTATGTGCTTTCCTCATTTTTGAAAGCCATACggggacctatagttgttaatgtctgtgtcattggtctcttgtggagtgttatcgcattggcaatcatacaacccCTTTTAATATACACACAGTATATAGACATGCATAATGTATATATCTTGTATCTGATATTATAAGTTCCGTTGTGAATTCTTTAGCTCGAAAGAAATAGAAAAGATACCAAGGGGACAATGTCGAACCCAGAGTCGATAAAAACTCAAATTACAACATGACGAACGCACTTTTCAGTTATGACTAATAAAATAGTTATTAATAATGTTCTTGCTTACTAGTACAGTTTTACCTgcatttgtgttttaaaagctgtatgtttgattttgaataaatgtgttccattctaaattttatgttATAAGGTCCATGTGATATACAGTTTACGAATATATTACTACCCAATGTAATGCATAGAGATACTTAACAATTGATtttgatacattgtattgtTTACATTTAGAGGATTCTTTACAAAAAACATTGTTATGACCATCTATCTAAGGAATCCCCATATTTGTCAGTTCTCTAGCTTCCTGACAAGCAGCACATGGTCCACAGCACACAATCACAAGACAGTCATCACACATTGAACCCTAAAATAAGGTGAAGATCGTGTTCAATTATCGAGACAAATGACAATTTTATCATAaagtatttcaaacaaattaattggtgcaaaataaataattataccACATAATGACTTTTTTACAACATACCACGCcacatttatattaaatatacctTAAAAGTAAATAGCAAAAAACATACCGAActctaaggaaaattcaaaaagcaatattgactgctgtaccccaatTTTTGACGTTATAACATATCTATGGTTTATGTTGCTAACACATGGTTGACAATATCATGGAATTTAATGCGACTTTCATATGAttgagatgtttagctagctataaaaccaggtagACTGGCTCTTCCACTTTAACATCTTTACAATTTATAGAACAGATATTTTCATAGGCAGACAAATACATGACACATGGGCAAATACTTTTGATTGTCATCAATTTCCTCAAATgtgtttaattaaaataaattaagcaatgtataatataattttgTGTCTGTATCAATGTCATAAACGGTGAAATCTTTTCTGTATCAGATGCACATTTCGCAACCAGTGTCTCTTCAGTGAGGccgaaatatttaaaaatcctGAAATGCTCAAAGTGAATAATATTTAACTAGTATTCGTGTATCTTACTCTGATTCCTCCAACACTCCTTATTCTATTTCTCAAGATGATATCTCCGCCAGGTACGCAGGCTGGTGCGCAGAAGCATTCCCCTAATCGTGATGCCAAGTTACAGACAGCAAATGGGTAACAACAACATGTAAAAACACCTGCAAAAATGCAATGTTCAGTTTTGAAGTAAGATTCAAAACTAAACGGACATAgctttttacaaattcaaatgtgacgtcattttttttcattttttacaatttcaaatatgacgtcactTGGCGTTGAGGTTTAAACTTATTCGGATGTGCCTATTTTTGGTGTTGCTTTTGTCGGGTTATATAATGTATTTCGATTGTTTCCTGCAATtagtttatacttcagttttatcattatatcttttgtatagtcattttataaaatttactgtttgcaaaagtataaattattctaaataatagtgTTGTTCTGGTACCTAACAGAAAACCCTGTCCGTTTTTGGCCcaacttttttgaacttttggtcctcgatgctgttcaactttgtacttgtttcggttttcaaacttttgtatctagGCGTCACTAGTAGGTcatgtgtggacaaaatgcacttctggcgtattaaaattttaaacgtgttgccttttgttagctattattcgtgtgtttccttgtcaattgtgttctcctatttatttattatttattatagttcgtttctgtgtgtgttacattttaacgttgtgtcgtttgttttctcttatttttgggtgttaattcacattactatcagacgtgtcacggtacttatctatcccaaattcatgttattggttttgatgttatatttgttattctcatatgattttgtttaatgcttagtctgtttctgtgtgcgttacattttaatgttgtgtcgttgttctcgtCTTatgtttaatgcgtttccctcggttttggtttgttgccccgattttgtttttgtccatggatttatgagttttgaacagtggtatactactgttgcctttattcatcaAATTTGGACATTACAGGCGCCTTAAATGGGCATGCTGTTGAGGGATAAAGAAATAACACAGAACAAGGCTCCTGTCGCTGTTCATGTTTCCATTGATTGGTTGTGCAACTTTAAAAGAAACTATCGAACAGATTGCTTAAATATTTGAAGTAATGTTATCGTTTTAAGGACGCCATCGTGATTTGGTGGATTGTTATTAAATATGTGTGTCCCTGATGACCACATATGTATTTCACTAGGCGTAGCCATAATCCCGTCCTTCTTATATCtcattaataaaatcaataaatgcGATTTTTCGATGGATGCCTATCAGCAGTAGAGCAGGCGATGCATGtcctttatatttaaaaaattgtaatgtttttttatcgACTCACAATTGGCCATATCCGAAAAACAATCAAAGAGTCCAGTTGACCAATGTCTGTGTCCGTCCAATGAAGTAGTGACCATAACCTGATTGTGTTGCAATGACGGTTGATTGACCACCACAGTCACATTTGAAGTAGTATTCTGGTATGGTTGTATTTGTGGTGGTGGCTGTTCAGGACTTACTTCAAAATCATTTGATCCATATGTTCGATAACTGGTCGGTAGTGCTTCCATTGTCTGTAAAATACTTTAAGTAAATCATATATCTGAATATTTCCCACTTATCTTATCCtcgttgtcgtttgttgctgcaTATTATATATGTGAATTGTGTGTTGCCCGGTAAATAAGTCAAGTcaatgttttaccttttttgattatttaacgtTTTCTATTGTCGAGTCATTACATTGCTTGCTATGTGTTTAACTCATGCTTAGAGGTCGTACGATTACCTTTTGTTTCTACATTTTCGGTTGACCTcttgtggatagctgtctccTTTGCAATCATATACCATCTTTGGTTTTTTGTCTGCTAATTTTATAAGCACGTGCATGCTAGTGCTTAAATGTATAATTccaatttattgataaaataaatgttgaaactaaaaaagaaatactttcTTCCCTCTCCCAGATTTTTCATGCCGAATATTTTATTAACGTAGATGGAAAAtctgaaataagataaaattgtttaccagcaaaatacaaattatcGAATAGAGCCTTAGTTCCCTTTTGCGATTTGCCAGTGCGTTAGTTTTGCCAATTGTAAAATCCATCTGGTAGTCTTGtgataatatttgtttgtcattatttaatattgtctttcatgaattcaaattttgtattttataaactttagttaataacaaattatttaatcGGACctgttcaatatattttttcgttattCAGTTATGTATTTTTACAGgatatatcattaaaatgtatgtttgtCATAATGTCCAACACACTATACAGTGGCACGAATTTGCAGACTACAGTTTTACGTTGAACACAATTCCAATAATCGACACTAATTGCCTCATGTGGATTAAAGTTAATGCTTTATCTCTGTATAATGATGTTGAGGCAATCGTATGTCTTATTATtatcttgtttttcttttggcAATGTTTTTAACTGTCTAAAATTAGACATGGTGACTGCAGTTTAAAATTACAATACCTTTTGAAATGTCTGCTAATATCATATATCaataaggtaaaatatttggaTTTCCTTATGAATGCTTTCACTTTATCATGTTGTCATTATTCTGTAAAAGTCTCAAAGTTGTGATAAACACATTACACTTAAGTTATAACAAATAACTAAATTGACAAAAGTGTTTCCAAACGATATTAAATTTGACACGAGCTAATTGGTGATATCCGTTTTCTACAATcatatgatttttatcaatCGAAGTTATTTCTTCCGTTATTGAGTGAGATTTCAAGTGactcaaaattaataaaacaaaatactcgCCTTATGGTAAAAATCATtagttttttcttcaaatctgCAACTATTAtcgaaaaaaaacacaagtacACACTGGCAAAATGAATCTAGACTAAATGTATTTTCTGCCAGCTTTTTATTCAGTATTTGTACATTTACGGAATATTAAAGTGTATACAGTGGTAGAGAGAGAAATTTGACGAATAAGGTCACAAAGAAAAATCATCCTAAACTTATTATACCTGCTGCTCCTTTAcatgtcttattttaaaaaattggttttctaaaaaaaatctattaaagCATGTTTCTCACAACGACCGGATGTGTTAACCAGTCAGATTTCAAAGGAAGACAATGTGTTTGTCTATATGATATAGGAGTTTTTCTTGGTAATGAATGAAGaagcaaaaatcaaaaatccCAATTGTGCTTAATACTTTTAATCTAAATAAAACTTAAGTGTGAAAAAGACTGCTTATGACTATCGAAAAGCTGTGATGAGCTATCAACATGATTACAGTAAAATATTCATCTCAATGCCAAGCAAGTTGTAAATCGGGGGAAATAtcataatgtatacatttaaacatCAATAAAGTATGGACAGTAACCGGGGTCAAAGTGACGTACTGTAAGGGGAAacagttatataaaaaataatgagttAGGGTAGGATTTCTAATGCGAATACAAtccacaacaacaaaaaagagatAGAAAACAGCTACCATGAGATGTCAATGTATGACcatcaataatgaataaaacccgTCCCTTGCTCCGACTAAGCGAAAAGTTTTAACTGCATGATTTATGCTGAAACAATACAACCACAATAAACAGTAATGGATGACAACAACCAAAGATAACCGCTTTaatacaggcttctgacttcaAAAGTCGTTCCAAGAACGtggtttgatttaattttctgTCAGCACATAACCCTCCCCATGCTGAGACAGCTATGTAAGCAAATTCTAAAAATAATGCggaaaaaaatgagaatggtTTAAAAAGATTAGTAGCAACCCAATATCAACTAACAAAGAAAACGGATACGAAGTATTGACGCAAGAGATCTCATAATTACTGAAATCTCATTAAAATCCAAATTTCAACTGATAAATTAGAATCACAAGTTTACCAAAGGGATAGTTATACGTACTTAGTCATgtatttgtttatcaaaaacaaaGCCAATGCCATCAAAAGGTTTCATAATAAAGACGACATATTTCTTATAATAAACCTGGGAAAAGTACATCTAACTAAATTGACCCGCAAAGTTGAAAGgtattaatataagttgcaaaacttgttttggTTTCCCcttccactataaataaatatattcaaactaaCTAAATTGACCacataattttaattgtttacaaaatcaAGTTTAACTATAATGTAGATATATTTTGTCGTTTGTCGTAAACTTGTAATCGTCCCTTTTGTTTAATACCGTTATAGTTTATCCGTGCCACAGTTGATCACGGACAAATTACATTTTTCGTCGCCACGAGATTCGGTTCCTTTCCTCAAATACTATTTATACTCAATGTACACTTGCAGCGAGCAACACGCCGGGTGTCACATGTAAAACGCAACCTGTTAATCCCTGAAATTACCTTATGATTCTGGTGTGGTTCGTATTGCCTTGTCTGTTGATCCTATGCAGTGTTCGTTGACTACTTGTGTTTTCGTCGTTTCCTTGCCATggtattgttgattttttttaatttcccgaTTGTAATTCGGTCTCTATTTCTGCATCTTGTTCTTTTTGTAAGAGATTTAATCTCAAAGTATTCTCTGTCCTCCTTTCAATTTACGTTTTCTTATTGGCAAGATAACTTTGAAATGAGTTATGTCTCTATTCACAAAGAATATAATattgtgaattcacactcaaatacaagaggaaacaaacgacacaaaagaaacacaacgttaaaatataacacacatggaaatgaactataatataacaatgaccatattcctgacttcgtaCAGGACAtatctaaaagacaaaaatggttggttgaacctggttttgtgacatgccaaacctcccgctttaatggccaTGTTAAATATAACGCCTCAACGCAAAGTGACGCCAcaaggacaaaaaaaatatattcacatttgaatttgtaaaacggcacataaaaatgacgtcacatttgaatgaataaaactatctatcaaaaataagatagaataatgattaatttaataacattgaaaattacaatactTATAATATCAAAATGAGGTAGCAATTAGACAATTAACTATATTCTATTTCCGGTTAATTCTGAATCAAACTGCAAACGTAATATATCGTAAAAATTACGTTGTATcaaatcaaatctaataaatgaaggcgGTGATTCATTTTCTTTACCATAACACATGGATATAACCAAAAGAACGGAAAGACGTCAAGACATTTGACCAAATCCGattagaattacaaatataacatcaaaactaaatacatgaatttgtgATCGAAaagtaccgtaacacgtcttatagcaatgAGACAATAGCAtactcagcaaaacagtcacaatcgggaacaAGTCACGTTCGGTAATAAAAAGATAAGACGACGTAATGACAcacatgtggtaaaaatgtcctttatttatgtattattgtcattttatttattttcttttgacatcggactcggacttctcttgaactgaattttaatgtgcgtattgttattcttttacttttctacattggctagaggtatagggggtggttgagatctcataaacatgtttaaccccgccgcaattttgcgcctgtcccaagtcaggagcgattgttagtcttgtatgcttttaaattttagtttcttgtgtataattcggagtttagtatgacgtccattattactgtactattatgcatatttttaggggccagctgaaggacacctacgggtgcgggaattctcgctacattgaagacccattggttgccttcggctgttatctgctttatggtcgggtggttgtcgctttgacatattcaccatttcctttctcaattttatttttagctagTTTGGACAAGgacacatcgtatggatcaaCCAATTCATAATGGtatccgtaaaatttacggagtgtcaattttaatctgtcctcctcataactttgttggagcagtttctgcgtaaggagcacactcctgtttatgaagtccgtatagtgtgagcAAGCACGAGAATAGCGTATCAATTGAGATATGTAATCGCCATACGATaaggcagagggtatgttactgctgagaaatgggaaattgataattgggaagttgaaatcatcccgtttatcataaattttcatGTGATGTCGTCCATCtgcgtcaatattgaggaaaatatCAAGGTTTGAAGCAGTTTTTCTagtagtatcagtagtatccttaatttcaagttcactgggatatatgagatgtaagtattggctgaaatatgggttattcaatgatagaacatcattaatatatcggaaagtaaaattaaagaattttgcaatgtgctttttctttttgccttttagaaggttctgaatgaattctgcttcatacgagtaGTAAAACAAATCGGCCAGtaggggtgcacaattagtacccattggaatatcgactgtctgttgaaatgtaaatcctccaaactcaacaaataaattgtcgatcaaaaagtccagcattttgataatatcgtcttcagtatattttctggtagattcagtgtgattcttcacaaaatatgaattattgtaacccaaaacaagaaatttgtatctacgattcccatttttatagaGAAAGCTCTGTTTAATGAGATGGTGAAGTCGATCTTTCAACTGAGCAGGGGAATTTGTAGTGTAAAgcgtaaaaaaatcaaaagtctttatgttgctgc includes these proteins:
- the LOC134687625 gene encoding placenta-specific gene 8 protein-like, with the translated sequence MEALPTSYRTYGSNDFEVSPEQPPPQIQPYQNTTSNVTVVVNQPSLQHNQVMVTTSLDGHRHWSTGLFDCFSDMANCVFTCCCYPFAVCNLASRLGECFCAPACVPGGDIILRNRIRSVGGIRGSMCDDCLVIVCCGPCAACQEARELTNMGIP